The Streptomyces sp. NBC_00224 genome has a window encoding:
- a CDS encoding Rmf/CrpP fold protein, which produces MGFREDTVRARQAGYTAARAGRPLTDCPHSADSLLRLAWVRGYKAAHPPSVEVTD; this is translated from the coding sequence GTGGGATTCCGCGAGGACACCGTGCGCGCCCGCCAGGCCGGATACACCGCCGCTCGCGCGGGCCGGCCGCTGACCGACTGCCCGCACAGCGCCGACTCCTTGCTGCGCCTCGCGTGGGTCCGGGGATACAAGGCAGCCCACCCGCCCTCGGTTGAAGTCACCGACTAA
- a CDS encoding pilus assembly protein TadG-related protein, translated as MSRLRRVRRARRDDRGGVTVFVAVCVIALIGIIGVAVDGGSTMRAIERADYLAGEAARAGGQALSPADAISGRAIVVDPQAAVAAAQAYLRSAGATGTVSLSSDGKSLTVTITASCPTKFLTVVGIGSLPVAGHATATLLHGVEAPEGQGE; from the coding sequence ATGTCTCGTTTGAGGCGTGTACGCCGAGCCCGGCGGGACGACCGGGGAGGGGTCACCGTGTTCGTCGCCGTGTGCGTCATCGCGCTGATCGGCATCATCGGCGTCGCTGTCGACGGCGGCAGCACGATGCGTGCCATCGAGCGCGCGGACTACCTCGCAGGCGAGGCCGCCCGGGCGGGCGGGCAAGCCCTGAGCCCTGCCGATGCGATCAGCGGCAGAGCCATCGTCGTGGATCCGCAGGCTGCGGTCGCGGCAGCCCAGGCGTACCTGCGCTCCGCCGGTGCCACTGGGACGGTCAGCCTGTCCAGCGATGGCAAGTCGCTCACGGTCACGATCACCGCCTCCTGCCCCACGAAATTCCTCACCGTGGTGGGCATCGGCTCTCTGCCGGTGGCCGGCCATGCAACGGCCACCCTCCTGCATGGCGTCGAAGCCCCAGAGGGGCAAGGAGAATGA